The following proteins are encoded in a genomic region of Limosilactobacillus reuteri subsp. reuteri:
- a CDS encoding IS3 family transposase — MTKISVKTKLKAVEEYANGNVTLASVRHKYGIAEHDFQIWVGIYARFGKGPLLNPLKVTGDFRLNLVKWKQENLASISETCIHFGYRSPGSVYQWECLYNKKGPQALLRLCRGRKPKNGQTTRQESRQASSAPKTEPSFTKRKLIVKDTTRCLKKIDSLEKASKKELAQVIYGLKAKYLLKDLIDALPISMSTYQYWQNRFEHPDEDEEELKAVIKGLFNYYQAEYGVRRLSTQIRDYYRLIGKKTPNHKRIQRLMHEMGLKCIKYNRRVRKYDSSKGPNGKKAKNKLNRRFMSNRKYQKMVCDITELKAHDGRKVYLEIIKDLATNQILTWSISQHPNLQFALDPLQQLLKQLPHTGYQLTLHTDQGWHYQHRAWHKLLRQGNIRQSMSHRATCLDNAACETVFSKLKAEIGPDTSYCNQEELSQAINEWIHFYNERRIQTKLGNQTPLQYEQNLVDEQNLVA; from the coding sequence ATGACCAAAATTAGCGTTAAAACTAAACTTAAAGCTGTTGAAGAATATGCCAACGGTAATGTTACTTTAGCATCAGTTAGGCATAAATACGGGATTGCTGAACATGATTTCCAAATTTGGGTGGGAATTTATGCAAGATTTGGTAAAGGACCATTACTCAATCCACTCAAAGTAACTGGGGATTTTCGGTTAAATCTGGTAAAGTGGAAACAAGAAAATTTGGCGTCAATCTCAGAAACTTGTATTCACTTTGGATATCGTTCCCCAGGTTCAGTGTATCAGTGGGAATGTCTCTATAACAAGAAAGGGCCACAGGCTTTACTGAGATTGTGTCGGGGAAGGAAACCTAAAAATGGTCAAACGACACGACAAGAATCAAGACAAGCTTCTTCAGCTCCAAAAACAGAACCAAGCTTTACAAAGAGAAAACTTATTGTTAAAGATACAACTCGATGCCTCAAAAAAATTGACAGCCTTGAGAAAGCGTCCAAAAAAGAACTCGCACAAGTAATTTATGGCCTCAAGGCTAAATACTTATTAAAGGATTTGATCGATGCACTTCCCATTTCCATGTCAACCTATCAGTATTGGCAAAATCGGTTTGAACATCCGGATGAGGATGAAGAAGAACTTAAAGCCGTTATTAAAGGCCTCTTTAACTACTACCAAGCTGAATACGGCGTACGCCGTTTAAGCACTCAAATTCGAGACTACTATCGCTTAATTGGTAAAAAGACACCTAATCATAAGCGCATTCAGCGCTTAATGCATGAAATGGGACTTAAATGTATCAAATATAATCGGCGAGTCCGTAAGTATGATTCCTCTAAGGGACCAAATGGCAAGAAAGCTAAGAATAAGCTAAATCGGCGTTTTATGAGTAACCGTAAATATCAGAAAATGGTTTGTGACATTACAGAATTAAAGGCTCATGATGGGCGAAAAGTGTACTTAGAAATTATTAAGGACTTGGCAACTAACCAGATTCTTACTTGGTCAATCAGTCAACATCCAAATCTTCAATTCGCATTAGATCCACTCCAGCAATTACTTAAGCAGTTACCTCATACAGGATACCAATTAACTTTACATACTGATCAAGGCTGGCACTATCAACATCGTGCTTGGCACAAACTACTTCGTCAGGGAAACATTAGGCAAAGCATGTCGCATCGAGCAACCTGTCTGGATAACGCTGCCTGTGAAACAGTCTTTAGTAAACTGAAAGCAGAAATTGGTCCTGATACCAGTTATTGCAATCAAGAAGAATTAAGCCAAGCAATTAATGAATGGATTCACTTTTATAACGAACGCCGTATTCAGACAAAACTAGGCAACCAAACTCCACTTCAATATGAGCAGAATCTAGTTGATGAGCAGAATCTAGTTGCCTAG